A single region of the Mycobacterium avium subsp. avium genome encodes:
- a CDS encoding universal stress protein, with protein sequence MGAYRTVVVGTDGSDSSMRAVERAAQIAGPDAKLIVASAYLPQHEDARAADALREESYKVSGTAPIYAILRDAKERAHQAGAKNVDERPIVGAPVDALVHLAEEEQADLLVVGNVGLSTIAGRLLGSVPANVSRRAKTDVLIVHTTS encoded by the coding sequence ATGGGCGCCTATCGGACTGTCGTGGTAGGAACCGATGGCTCGGACTCGTCGATGCGTGCGGTAGAGCGGGCGGCGCAGATCGCCGGACCGGATGCCAAGCTGATCGTGGCCTCGGCGTACTTGCCCCAGCATGAGGACGCCCGGGCCGCCGACGCCCTGCGGGAAGAAAGCTACAAGGTGTCGGGCACCGCCCCGATCTATGCGATTCTGCGCGACGCCAAGGAGCGCGCCCACCAGGCCGGAGCGAAGAACGTCGACGAGCGCCCCATCGTGGGGGCCCCGGTGGATGCGCTCGTGCACCTCGCCGAGGAGGAGCAGGCGGACCTGCTGGTGGTCGGCAACGTCGGTCTGAGCACCATCGCCGGACGGTTGCTGGGCTCGGTGCCCGCCAACGTGTCGCGGCGGGCCAAGACCGACGTGCTGATCGTGCACACCACCTCATGA
- the istB gene encoding IS21-like element IS1612/ISMav1 family helper ATPase IstB → MTTAAKPVAPSSAAPLAADLDAALRRLKLATVRRNAAEVLQVAKTQRWTPEEILRTLVEAEIAARDASNTANRLKAAAFPVTKTLDGFDVTGSSITAATFDYLSSLEWIRAQQNLAVIGPPGTGKSHLLIGCGHAAVHAGFKVRYFTAADLIEVLYRGLADNTVGKIIDTLLRADLVILDEIGFAPLDDTGTQLLFRLVAAGYERRSLAIASHWPFEQWGRFLPEHTTAASILDRLLHHASIVVTSGESYRMRHADHKKGAAKN, encoded by the coding sequence ATGACCACCGCTGCCAAGCCGGTGGCACCGTCCTCGGCGGCACCGCTGGCTGCTGACCTTGACGCGGCGCTGCGGCGGTTGAAGCTGGCCACGGTGCGCCGCAACGCCGCCGAGGTGTTGCAAGTCGCCAAGACGCAACGCTGGACACCGGAGGAGATCCTGCGGACGTTGGTTGAGGCCGAGATCGCTGCCCGCGATGCCTCCAACACCGCCAACCGTCTCAAGGCCGCAGCCTTCCCGGTCACCAAGACCCTCGACGGGTTCGACGTCACCGGATCGTCGATCACCGCAGCCACGTTCGACTACCTGTCGAGCCTGGAATGGATTCGGGCACAACAGAACCTGGCGGTCATTGGCCCACCTGGTACGGGCAAAAGTCACCTGCTCATCGGCTGCGGGCACGCTGCCGTCCACGCCGGATTCAAAGTCCGCTACTTCACCGCCGCCGACCTGATCGAGGTCCTCTACCGCGGCCTGGCCGACAACACCGTCGGCAAGATCATCGACACCCTGCTCCGCGCGGATCTGGTCATCTTGGACGAGATCGGCTTCGCCCCGCTCGACGACACCGGGACTCAACTGTTGTTCCGGCTCGTGGCTGCCGGCTACGAGCGCCGCTCCCTGGCCATCGCCTCGCATTGGCCCTTCGAACAATGGGGGCGATTCCTGCCCGAGCACACCACCGCCGCCAGCATCCTCGATCGGCTGCTGCACCACGCCAGCATCGTCGTCACCTCCGGCGAGTCCTACCGGATGCGCCACGCCGACCACAAGAAGGGAGCCGCCAAGAATTAG
- the uvrA gene encoding excinuclease ABC subunit UvrA, with the protein MADRLIVKGAREHNLRGVDLDLARDALIVFTGLSGSGKSSLAFDTIFAEGQRRYVESLSAYARQFLGQMDKPDVDFIEGLSPAVSIDQKSTNRNPRSTVGTITEVYDYLRLLYARAGTPHCPVCGERIARQTPQQIVDQVLAMPEGTRFLVLAPVVRTRKGEFADLFEKLNAQGYSRVRVDGVVHPLTDPPKLKKQEKHDIEVVVDRLTVKASAKQRLTDSVETALNLADGIVVLEFVDHEHDAHNREQRFSEKLACPNGHALAVDDLEPRSFSFNSPYGACPECSGLGIRKEVDPDLVVPDPERTLAEGAVAPWSTGHTAEYFTRMMAGLGDELGFDVDTPWRKLPAKARKAILEGSDHQVHVRYRNRYGRTRSYYADFEGVLAFLQRKMAQTESEQMKERYEGFMRDVPCPVCEGTRLKPEILAVTLAAGRHGKKSIAEVCELSISDCAEFLNTLTLGPREQAIAGQVLKEIQSRLGFLLDVGLEYLSLSRAAATLSGGEAQRIRLATQIGSGLVGVLYVLDEPSIGLHQRDNRRLIETLTRLRDLGNTLIVVEHDEDTIAHADWIVDIGPRAGEHGGQIVHSGTYAELLANQDSITGAYLSGKESIEMPAIRRPVDRRRQLTVVGAREHNLRGIDVSFPLGVLTSVTGVSGSGKSTLVNDILATVLANRLNGARLVPGRHTRVTGLDHLDKLVRVDQSPIGRTPRSNPATYTGVFDKIRTLFAATTEAKVRGYQPGRFSFNVKGGRCEACTGDGTIKIEMNFLPDVYVPCEVCHGARYNRETLEVHYKGETISEVLDMSIEEAAEFFEPITGIHRYLRTLVDVGLGYVRLGQPAPTLSGGEAQRVKLAAELQKRSTGRTIYILDEPTTGLHFDDIRKLLKVINGLVDKGNTVIVIEHNLDVIKTSDWIVDMGPEGGAEGGTVVAQGTPEDVAAVPESYTGKFLAEVIGRGGAAAGAPRRSSRRRKATA; encoded by the coding sequence GTGGCTGACCGTCTGATCGTCAAGGGCGCCCGCGAGCACAACCTGCGCGGCGTCGACCTCGACCTGGCCCGGGATGCGCTGATCGTGTTCACCGGGCTGTCGGGATCGGGCAAATCGTCGCTGGCCTTCGACACGATCTTCGCCGAGGGGCAGCGGCGCTACGTGGAGTCGCTGTCGGCCTACGCCCGCCAGTTCCTGGGGCAGATGGACAAGCCGGACGTGGACTTCATCGAGGGGCTGTCGCCGGCGGTGTCCATCGACCAGAAGTCCACCAACCGCAACCCGCGCTCGACCGTCGGCACCATCACCGAGGTCTACGACTACCTGCGGCTGCTCTACGCCCGCGCGGGCACCCCGCACTGCCCGGTGTGCGGCGAGCGGATCGCCCGGCAGACGCCCCAGCAAATCGTCGACCAGGTGCTGGCGATGCCCGAGGGCACCCGGTTTTTGGTGCTGGCCCCGGTGGTGCGCACCCGCAAGGGCGAGTTCGCCGACCTCTTCGAGAAGCTCAACGCCCAGGGCTACAGCCGGGTCCGGGTGGACGGCGTGGTGCATCCGCTGACCGATCCGCCGAAGCTGAAGAAGCAGGAAAAGCACGACATCGAGGTGGTGGTGGACCGCCTCACCGTCAAGGCGTCCGCCAAGCAGCGGCTCACCGACTCGGTGGAGACCGCGCTGAACCTGGCCGACGGCATCGTGGTGCTGGAATTCGTCGACCACGAACACGACGCGCACAACCGCGAGCAGCGGTTCTCCGAGAAGCTGGCCTGCCCGAACGGGCACGCGCTGGCGGTCGACGACCTGGAACCGCGGTCGTTCTCGTTCAACTCGCCCTACGGCGCCTGCCCCGAGTGCAGCGGGCTGGGCATCCGCAAGGAGGTCGACCCGGACCTGGTGGTGCCCGACCCGGAGCGCACCCTGGCCGAGGGGGCGGTGGCGCCGTGGTCGACGGGCCACACCGCGGAGTACTTCACCCGGATGATGGCCGGGCTCGGCGACGAGCTGGGCTTCGACGTCGACACCCCCTGGCGCAAGCTGCCGGCCAAGGCCCGCAAGGCGATTCTCGAGGGTTCCGACCACCAGGTGCATGTGCGCTACCGCAACCGGTACGGCCGGACCCGCTCGTACTACGCCGATTTCGAGGGCGTGCTGGCGTTCCTGCAGCGCAAGATGGCCCAGACCGAGTCGGAGCAGATGAAGGAGCGCTACGAGGGCTTCATGCGCGACGTGCCCTGCCCGGTCTGCGAGGGCACCCGGCTGAAGCCGGAGATCCTGGCCGTCACGCTGGCGGCGGGGCGGCACGGGAAGAAATCCATCGCCGAGGTGTGCGAGCTGTCCATCTCGGATTGCGCGGAGTTCCTCAACACGCTCACCCTGGGGCCCCGCGAGCAGGCGATCGCCGGGCAGGTGCTCAAGGAGATCCAGTCCCGGCTGGGGTTCCTGCTCGACGTCGGGCTGGAATATCTGTCGCTGTCGCGCGCGGCGGCCACCCTGTCCGGCGGTGAGGCGCAACGCATCCGGCTGGCCACCCAGATCGGGTCCGGGCTGGTGGGGGTGCTCTATGTGCTCGACGAGCCGTCCATCGGCCTGCACCAGCGCGACAACCGCCGGCTTATCGAAACCCTCACGCGATTAAGGGATTTGGGTAACACGCTGATCGTCGTGGAGCACGACGAGGACACCATCGCCCATGCCGACTGGATCGTGGACATCGGCCCGCGGGCCGGTGAGCACGGCGGCCAGATCGTGCACAGCGGAACCTATGCCGAGCTGCTGGCCAACCAGGACTCGATCACCGGGGCCTACCTGTCCGGCAAGGAAAGCATCGAGATGCCGGCGATCCGGCGCCCGGTCGACCGCCGCCGCCAGCTCACCGTGGTGGGGGCGCGCGAGCACAACCTGCGCGGCATCGACGTGTCGTTCCCGCTCGGTGTGCTGACGTCGGTGACGGGCGTGTCGGGCTCGGGCAAATCGACTCTGGTGAACGACATCCTGGCGACGGTGCTGGCCAACCGGCTCAACGGCGCCCGGCTGGTGCCGGGCCGGCACACCCGGGTCACCGGGCTGGACCACCTGGACAAGCTGGTGCGGGTGGACCAGTCGCCGATCGGGCGCACACCGCGGTCCAACCCGGCCACCTACACCGGCGTGTTCGACAAGATCCGCACCCTGTTCGCCGCCACCACCGAGGCCAAAGTTCGTGGCTATCAACCGGGCCGGTTCTCGTTCAACGTCAAGGGCGGCCGGTGCGAGGCGTGCACGGGCGACGGCACCATCAAGATCGAGATGAACTTCCTGCCCGACGTGTACGTGCCGTGCGAGGTGTGCCACGGTGCCCGCTACAACCGGGAGACCCTGGAGGTGCACTACAAGGGCGAGACCATCTCCGAGGTGCTGGACATGTCCATCGAGGAGGCGGCGGAGTTCTTCGAGCCGATCACCGGCATCCACCGCTACCTGCGCACCCTGGTCGACGTCGGCCTCGGTTATGTGCGGCTCGGCCAGCCGGCGCCCACCCTGTCCGGCGGCGAGGCGCAGCGCGTCAAACTGGCCGCCGAACTGCAGAAGCGCTCCACCGGCCGCACCATCTACATCCTCGACGAGCCCACCACGGGGCTGCATTTCGACGACATCCGCAAGCTGCTGAAGGTCATCAACGGCCTTGTCGACAAAGGCAACACGGTGATCGTCATCGAACACAACCTGGACGTGATAAAGACCTCGGACTGGATCGTCGACATGGGCCCGGAGGGCGGGGCCGAGGGCGGAACCGTTGTCGCGCAAGGCACTCCGGAAGACGTCGCCGCGGTGCCGGAGAGCTACACCGGCAAGTTCCTCGCCGAGGTGATCGGCCGTGGCGGGGCGGCGGCCGGCGCCCCGCGCCGGTCGAGCCGGCGCCGCAAGGCCACCGCCTGA
- a CDS encoding MgtC/SapB family protein yields the protein MQIWLTGAPLLGGSVQGARHAVELFAAFGLTALIGLERTIQGKSAGLRTQTIVGTSSALIMLVSKYGFSDVLSAGSIVLDPSRVAAQVVSGIGFLGAGIIITRRGAVHGLTTAAAVWESAAIGLATGAGLLLLAIAVVGLHFVSALAFNAVERQLNARLRGTVRLRIIYANGRGVLRELLRLSGQRDWQLTELDADPHDIDDGEVAVSMTLSGAKIADAAHVFAEVDGVAAVLSADDATD from the coding sequence ATGCAGATCTGGCTGACCGGGGCGCCGCTGCTGGGCGGCAGCGTGCAGGGCGCGCGGCATGCCGTCGAACTGTTCGCCGCGTTCGGGTTGACGGCGCTCATCGGGCTGGAGCGCACCATCCAGGGCAAGAGCGCCGGTTTGCGGACGCAGACGATCGTGGGCACCTCCTCGGCGCTGATCATGTTGGTCAGCAAGTACGGCTTCAGCGACGTGCTGTCGGCGGGCAGCATCGTGCTGGACCCGTCTCGCGTTGCGGCCCAAGTGGTTTCGGGGATCGGATTCCTCGGTGCCGGCATCATCATCACCCGGCGCGGTGCGGTGCACGGTCTTACCACGGCGGCCGCGGTGTGGGAATCGGCGGCCATCGGTTTGGCCACCGGAGCGGGCCTGCTGCTGCTGGCGATCGCGGTCGTCGGGCTGCACTTCGTGAGCGCGCTGGCGTTCAATGCGGTGGAACGCCAACTCAATGCGCGGCTGCGCGGCACGGTCCGGTTGCGCATCATCTACGCCAACGGCCGCGGCGTGCTGCGCGAGCTGCTGCGTCTTTCCGGGCAGCGCGACTGGCAGCTCACCGAACTCGACGCCGACCCGCACGACATCGACGACGGCGAAGTCGCGGTGTCAATGACGTTGTCGGGAGCCAAGATCGCCGATGCGGCGCACGTCTTCGCCGAGGTGGACGGGGTCGCCGCGGTGCTGTCGGCCGATGATGCGACGGACTGA
- a CDS encoding MFS transporter, giving the protein MTDAATITGGWRELLGARYLRTSILLAGGVALYATNEFLTTSLLPNTIAEIGGSRLYAWVTTLYLVGSVVAATMVNPMLLRVGARASYLLGLAVFGVASLVCGAAPDMHVLIAGRAMQGVAGGLLAGLGYAVINSALPRWLWTRGSALVSAMWGVATVVGPATGGLFAQLGIWRWAFVVMAVLTALMALLVPVALACVDPAPAIPRMKVPVWSLLIIGVAALAVSVAQIPHNTAATFGLLAAGIMLVGLFVIVDWRMHAAILPPSVFSPGPLKWIYLTMGVLMAAAMVNTYVPLFGQRLAHLTPIAAGFLGAALALGWTVSEIVSASLENPRTVGRVVMVAPLVAASGLALGAVARHGDGSAWTAALWAVALLVAGTGIGMAWPHLSARAMASVNDPAEGGAASAAINTVQLTSAAIGAGLAGVVVNTATGGDEMAAHLLFTVFTALSAAGVAVSYAATRATRQAQPVGNVS; this is encoded by the coding sequence GTGACGGATGCGGCGACCATCACCGGCGGCTGGCGAGAGCTGCTGGGCGCCAGGTATCTGAGGACCTCGATCCTGCTCGCCGGCGGGGTGGCGCTCTACGCCACGAATGAGTTCCTGACCACCAGCTTGTTGCCCAACACCATCGCCGAGATCGGCGGCAGTCGGCTCTACGCGTGGGTGACGACGCTGTATCTGGTCGGCTCGGTGGTCGCGGCCACCATGGTCAATCCGATGCTGCTGCGCGTCGGCGCGCGGGCGTCGTATCTGCTGGGGCTGGCCGTGTTCGGCGTCGCCAGCCTGGTTTGCGGTGCGGCACCCGATATGCATGTTTTGATTGCTGGGCGCGCCATGCAGGGGGTGGCCGGCGGCTTGCTGGCCGGCCTGGGCTACGCGGTGATCAACTCGGCGCTGCCACGCTGGTTGTGGACCCGCGGCTCGGCGCTGGTGTCGGCGATGTGGGGCGTCGCGACCGTGGTCGGGCCCGCGACGGGCGGGCTGTTCGCGCAGCTCGGGATCTGGCGCTGGGCCTTCGTGGTGATGGCCGTCCTGACCGCGCTGATGGCGCTGCTGGTGCCGGTCGCGCTGGCCTGCGTCGACCCGGCCCCCGCCATACCCCGGATGAAGGTGCCGGTGTGGTCGCTGCTGATCATCGGTGTCGCCGCGCTGGCGGTCAGCGTGGCGCAGATCCCGCACAACACCGCGGCGACCTTCGGGCTACTGGCGGCCGGAATCATGCTGGTCGGGCTGTTCGTGATCGTCGACTGGCGCATGCACGCCGCCATCCTGCCGCCCAGCGTGTTCTCGCCGGGGCCGCTGAAGTGGATCTACCTGACCATGGGCGTGCTGATGGCCGCCGCGATGGTGAACACCTATGTGCCGCTGTTCGGTCAGCGGCTGGCCCACCTCACCCCGATCGCGGCCGGCTTCCTGGGAGCGGCGCTCGCGCTGGGCTGGACGGTCAGCGAGATCGTCAGCGCCTCCCTGGAGAACCCGCGCACCGTGGGACGGGTGGTCATGGTGGCGCCGCTCGTGGCGGCGTCCGGGCTGGCGCTGGGGGCGGTGGCCCGGCACGGCGACGGGTCGGCCTGGACCGCCGCGCTGTGGGCGGTGGCGCTGCTGGTCGCCGGCACGGGCATCGGGATGGCCTGGCCGCATCTGTCGGCGCGGGCCATGGCGTCGGTCAACGACCCGGCCGAGGGCGGCGCCGCTTCGGCGGCGATCAACACCGTCCAGCTGACCTCCGCCGCGATCGGCGCCGGGTTGGCCGGCGTCGTCGTCAACACCGCCACCGGGGGTGACGAGATGGCCGCCCACCTGCTGTTCACCGTCTTCACCGCGCTCAGTGCGGCGGGGGTGGCCGTCTCTTACGCCGCCACCCGGGCCACCCGCCAGGCGCAGCCGGTCGGCAACGTCAGCTGA
- a CDS encoding MBL fold metallo-hydrolase, translated as MTASVVPSDNYTGHVDPGTAARRTLPGATIIKASVGPMDNNAYLVTCSATGETLLIDAANDADVLIGLIRDYAPKLSLIVTSHQHFDHWQALADVAAATGAPTAANEIDAGPLPVKPDRLLAGGDTVRIGELAFDVIHLRGHTPGSIALALDGAATGGVTQLFTGDCLFPGGVGKTWQPGDFDQLIDDVTTRVFDVYDDSTVVYPGHGDDTVLGNERPHLSEWRERGW; from the coding sequence ATGACTGCCTCGGTTGTTCCCAGCGACAACTACACCGGACACGTCGATCCGGGCACCGCGGCCCGCCGGACCCTACCCGGCGCCACGATCATAAAGGCGTCGGTGGGCCCGATGGACAACAACGCATACCTGGTGACGTGTTCCGCGACCGGCGAAACACTGCTGATCGACGCCGCCAACGACGCCGACGTGCTGATCGGCCTGATCCGCGACTACGCCCCCAAGCTGTCGCTGATCGTGACCAGCCACCAGCACTTCGATCACTGGCAGGCGCTGGCCGACGTCGCCGCCGCCACCGGGGCGCCCACCGCCGCCAACGAGATCGACGCCGGCCCGCTGCCGGTCAAACCGGATCGTTTGCTGGCGGGCGGGGACACCGTGCGCATCGGCGAGCTGGCGTTCGACGTCATCCACCTGCGCGGGCACACTCCCGGCTCGATCGCGCTGGCCCTGGACGGGGCGGCGACCGGCGGGGTCACCCAGTTGTTCACCGGCGACTGCCTGTTCCCGGGCGGGGTGGGCAAGACGTGGCAGCCCGGCGACTTCGACCAGCTGATCGACGACGTCACCACCCGGGTGTTCGACGTGTACGACGACTCCACCGTCGTCTACCCCGGGCACGGCGACGACACCGTGTTGGGCAACGAACGCCCCCACCTCAGCGAATGGCGCGAGCGGGGCTGGTAA
- a CDS encoding glycosyltransferase family 39 protein — translation MSMPTLEPTFESGAGDIVAEPAPRRPRGRLLDPWAIAVLATALSAAWACRPSLWFDEGATISAAASRTLPEFWRLLGHIDAVHGAYYLLMHGWFALFPPTEFFSRLPSALAVGAAAAGVTVFTRQFAPRRTTVCAGAVFALLPRMTWAGMEARPYAFVAAAAVWLTVLFVAAVRRGAPRPWIGYALALMLAILLNLNMVLMVPVYGVMLPLLTARGARRSAALWWAGSSAVAVGAMTPFLLFAHNQVWQVNWIYPVSWHYAFDIILRQYFDHSVALAVLSAVLIVAAAVARLAGVPAPPGDLRRLLILCAAWMVIPTALVVVYSAVGEPIYYPRYLIFTAPAMAIVLAVCIVTLARRPWSIAGAVLLCAVAALPNYLFVQRWPYAKEGWDYSQVADLIGSHAAPGDCLLVDNTVPWRPGPIRALLATRPAAFRSLIDVERGAYGPKVGTLWDGHVAIWLTTAKINKCSTIWTITNKDNSLPDHQSGQSLPPGSAFGQAPAYRFPGYLGFHIVERWQFHYSQVVKSTR, via the coding sequence ATGTCCATGCCCACCCTCGAGCCGACTTTCGAGTCGGGCGCCGGGGATATCGTCGCCGAACCTGCGCCTCGCCGTCCGCGGGGAAGGTTGCTCGATCCGTGGGCGATCGCGGTGCTCGCCACCGCGCTCAGCGCCGCCTGGGCGTGCCGGCCGTCGCTGTGGTTCGACGAGGGGGCGACGATCTCGGCCGCGGCCAGCCGGACATTGCCCGAGTTTTGGCGGCTGCTCGGACATATCGACGCCGTCCACGGGGCCTATTACCTGCTGATGCACGGCTGGTTCGCGCTGTTCCCGCCCACCGAGTTCTTCTCCCGGTTACCCAGCGCCCTGGCGGTCGGGGCCGCGGCCGCCGGTGTCACGGTGTTCACCAGGCAGTTCGCCCCCCGGCGGACAACGGTATGCGCGGGCGCCGTGTTCGCCCTGCTGCCCCGCATGACGTGGGCGGGCATGGAGGCGCGCCCGTACGCGTTCGTGGCCGCCGCCGCCGTCTGGCTGACCGTGTTGTTCGTCGCCGCCGTCCGGCGCGGCGCGCCCCGCCCGTGGATCGGGTACGCGCTGGCGTTGATGCTGGCGATCCTGCTCAACCTCAACATGGTGCTGATGGTGCCGGTGTACGGCGTGATGCTGCCGCTGCTCACGGCCCGCGGCGCGCGCAGGTCGGCGGCGCTGTGGTGGGCCGGCAGCTCGGCCGTCGCCGTCGGGGCGATGACGCCGTTCCTGCTGTTCGCGCACAACCAGGTCTGGCAGGTCAACTGGATCTACCCGGTGAGCTGGCATTACGCGTTCGACATCATCTTGCGCCAGTATTTCGACCACAGCGTCGCGCTGGCCGTGCTGAGCGCCGTGCTGATCGTGGCGGCGGCGGTGGCCCGGCTGGCCGGGGTGCCGGCGCCGCCGGGCGACCTGCGCCGGTTGTTGATCCTCTGCGCGGCCTGGATGGTGATTCCCACCGCGCTGGTGGTCGTTTACTCGGCCGTCGGCGAACCGATCTACTACCCGCGCTACCTGATCTTCACCGCGCCCGCGATGGCCATCGTGCTGGCCGTCTGCATCGTCACGCTGGCCCGCCGCCCCTGGTCCATCGCCGGCGCGGTGCTGCTGTGCGCCGTTGCCGCGCTGCCGAATTACCTGTTCGTGCAACGCTGGCCGTACGCCAAGGAGGGCTGGGACTACAGCCAGGTCGCCGACCTGATCGGCTCGCACGCCGCACCCGGCGACTGTCTGCTGGTGGACAACACCGTGCCGTGGCGGCCCGGCCCGATCCGCGCGCTGTTGGCCACCCGGCCCGCGGCGTTCCGGTCGCTGATCGACGTCGAACGCGGCGCATACGGCCCCAAGGTCGGGACGCTGTGGGACGGCCACGTCGCCATCTGGCTGACCACGGCCAAAATCAACAAATGCTCGACCATCTGGACGATCACCAATAAGGACAACTCGCTGCCCGACCATCAGTCCGGGCAATCGCTGCCACCGGGCAGCGCATTCGGGCAGGCCCCCGCATATCGATTCCCCGGCTATCTCGGCTTCCACATCGTCGAGCGGTGGCAATTCCACTACTCGCAGGTTGTCAAGTCCACCCGCTGA
- the uvrB gene encoding excinuclease ABC subunit UvrB, producing the protein MAFATEHPVVAHSEYRPAEEAVEGLVRAGGRFEVVSPHAPAGDQPAAIDELERRIRAGERDVVLLGATGTGKSATTAWLIERLQRPTLVMAPNKTLAAQLANELREMLPHNAVEYFVSYYDYYQPEAYIAQTDTYIEKDSSINDDVERLRHSATSSLLSRRDVVVVASVSCIYGLGTPQSYLDRSVELRVGTEVPRDALLRLLVDVQYTRNDLSFTRGSFRVRGDTVEIIPSYEELAVRIEFFGDEIEALYYLHPLTGDVIRQVDSLRIFPATHYVAGPERMAHAISTIEQELAERLAELEGQGKLLEAQRLRMRTNYDIEMMRQVGFCSGIENYSRHIDGRGPGSPPATLLDYFPEDFLLVIDESHVTVPQIGGMYEGDMSRKRNLVEYGFRLPSACDNRPLTWEEFADRIGQTVYLSATPGPYELSQTGGEFVEQVIRPTGLVDPKVVVKPTKGQIDDLIGEIRKRTEADERVLVTTLTKKMAEDLTDYLLEMGIRVRYLHSEVDTLRRVELLRQLRLGEYDVLVGINLLREGLDLPEVSLVAILDADKEGFLRSARSLIQTIGRAARNVSGEVHMYADTITESMKEAIDETERRRAKQIAYNEAHGIDPQPLRKKIADILDQVYREADDTDTVEIGSGRSMSRGRRAQGEPGRAVSAGIVEGRDTTNMPRAELADLIKDLTAQMMAAARDLQFELAARFRDEIADLKKELRGMDAAGLK; encoded by the coding sequence ATGGCATTTGCCACGGAACATCCGGTAGTCGCGCATTCGGAGTACCGCCCGGCCGAGGAGGCCGTCGAAGGGCTGGTGCGGGCCGGCGGCCGCTTCGAGGTGGTCAGCCCGCACGCGCCGGCCGGTGACCAGCCGGCCGCCATCGACGAGCTCGAACGCCGCATCAGGGCGGGGGAGCGCGACGTGGTGCTGCTCGGGGCCACCGGCACCGGCAAGTCGGCCACCACCGCCTGGCTCATCGAGCGGCTGCAACGGCCCACGCTGGTGATGGCGCCCAACAAGACGCTGGCCGCCCAGCTGGCCAACGAACTGCGAGAGATGTTGCCGCACAACGCGGTTGAATACTTCGTGTCGTACTACGACTACTACCAGCCCGAGGCGTACATCGCGCAGACCGACACCTACATCGAAAAGGACAGCTCCATTAACGACGACGTCGAGCGCCTCAGGCACTCGGCGACCTCGAGCCTGCTGTCGCGCCGCGACGTGGTGGTGGTGGCCTCGGTGTCGTGCATCTACGGCCTGGGCACGCCGCAGTCCTACCTGGACCGCTCGGTGGAGCTGCGGGTCGGCACCGAGGTGCCCCGCGACGCCCTGCTGCGGCTGCTGGTCGACGTCCAATACACCCGCAACGACCTGTCCTTCACCCGCGGCTCGTTCCGGGTCCGCGGCGACACCGTCGAGATCATCCCGTCCTACGAAGAGCTGGCCGTGCGCATCGAGTTCTTCGGCGACGAGATCGAGGCGTTGTACTACCTGCACCCGCTGACCGGCGACGTGATCCGCCAAGTCGACTCGCTGCGGATCTTCCCGGCCACCCACTACGTGGCCGGCCCGGAAAGAATGGCCCACGCCATCTCCACGATCGAGCAGGAACTGGCTGAGCGGCTGGCCGAACTGGAGGGCCAGGGCAAGCTGCTGGAGGCCCAACGGCTGCGGATGCGCACCAACTACGACATCGAGATGATGCGCCAGGTCGGATTCTGCTCGGGCATCGAGAACTACTCGCGCCACATCGACGGCCGCGGCCCGGGCTCGCCGCCGGCCACCCTGCTCGACTACTTCCCGGAAGACTTCCTGCTGGTCATCGACGAGTCCCACGTCACCGTCCCGCAGATCGGCGGCATGTACGAGGGCGACATGTCGCGCAAACGCAACCTGGTCGAGTACGGGTTCCGGCTGCCGTCGGCCTGCGACAACCGCCCGCTCACCTGGGAGGAGTTCGCCGACCGCATCGGCCAGACGGTCTACCTGTCGGCCACCCCGGGCCCGTACGAACTCAGCCAGACCGGCGGCGAGTTCGTCGAGCAGGTGATCCGCCCCACCGGGCTGGTCGATCCCAAGGTGGTGGTCAAGCCGACCAAGGGGCAGATCGACGACCTGATCGGCGAAATCCGCAAGCGCACCGAGGCCGACGAACGGGTGCTGGTCACGACGCTGACCAAGAAGATGGCCGAAGACCTCACCGACTACCTGCTGGAGATGGGTATCCGGGTGCGCTACCTGCACTCCGAGGTCGACACGTTGCGCCGGGTGGAGCTGCTGCGCCAGCTGCGGCTGGGCGAGTACGACGTGCTGGTCGGCATCAACCTGCTGCGGGAGGGCCTCGACCTGCCCGAGGTGTCGCTGGTGGCGATCCTGGACGCCGACAAGGAAGGCTTCCTGCGGTCCGCGCGCAGCCTGATTCAAACCATCGGCCGCGCCGCCCGCAACGTCTCCGGCGAGGTGCACATGTACGCCGACACCATCACCGAGTCGATGAAGGAGGCCATCGACGAGACCGAGCGGCGCCGGGCCAAGCAGATCGCCTACAACGAGGCCCACGGCATCGATCCGCAGCCGCTGCGCAAGAAGATCGCCGACATCCTCGACCAGGTCTACCGGGAGGCCGACGACACCGACACCGTCGAGATCGGCTCCGGGCGCAGCATGTCCCGCGGGCGGCGCGCCCAGGGCGAGCCCGGCCGGGCCGTCAGCGCCGGCATCGTCGAGGGCCGCGACACCACCAACATGCCCCGCGCCGAGCTGGCCGACCTGATCAAGGACCTCACCGCGCAGATGATGGCCGCGGCCCGCGACCTGCAGTTCGAGCTGGCCGCGCGGTTCCGCGACGAGATCGCCGACCTGAAGAAGGAGCTGCGCGGGATGGACGCCGCCGGCCTGAAATGA